From a region of the Etheostoma cragini isolate CJK2018 chromosome 20, CSU_Ecrag_1.0, whole genome shotgun sequence genome:
- the noto gene encoding homeobox protein notochord produces MQVPNRPVGVYGYPMRNYAAASLYPQYQGSQCAQTTKPPSGKSFTIDALLAKPENTSSCRASPPQCGEKYHPAVPGMPLTGNVGLPMATAPYVYSPNMLHPALHTQPGYSVYCCPPFTFQSSCRGAFYAQASMSKVNAGLHSFKTKGGKSKRMRTSFTSEQLSRLEKEFARQQYMVGSERFLLASALQLTEAQVKVWFQNRRIKWRKQSLEQQQAKLAKLGLAAPPKSPGSQGHGDDEDEEFSDLDVDIDVSDDSIDHC; encoded by the exons atGCAGGTGCCGAACAGACCGGTTGGAGTTTACGGATACCCCATGCGTAATTACGCAGCAGCGTCGCTGTACCCACAGTACCAGGGGAGCCAGTGCGCGCAGACAACGAAGCCTCCCAGTGGGAAATCTTTCACCATTGATGCTTTGCTCGCCAAGCCGGAAAACACAAGCAGCTGCCGGGCGAGTCCTCCTCAGTGCGGAGAGAAATATCACCCAGCAGTCCCCGGGATGCCTCTCACCGGAAACGTAGGCTTACCGATGGCAACAGCACCGTACGTCTACTCTCCGAACATGTTGCACCCAGCGCTCCACACACAACCCGGATATTCAGTCTACTGCTGCCCGCCTTTCACCTTCCAGTCATCGTGTCGGGGAGCGTTTTACGCACAAG CTTCCATGTCTAAAGTGAACGCAGGGCTGCATTCGTTCAAAACTAAAGGGGGGAAGTCGAAACGAATGCGCACCAGCTTCACCAGCGAGCAGCTCTCCCGGCTGGAGAAGGAGTTTGCCCGGCAGCAGTACATGGTCGGATCGGAGAGGTTCCTCCTGGCCTCGGCTCTGCAGCTCACAGAAGCTCAG GTCAAAGtctggttccagaaccgacGCATCAAGTGGCGCAAACAGAgtctggagcagcagcaggccaAGCTGGCCAAACTGGGTCTGGCTGCTCCGCCCAAAAGTCCCGGATCTCAAGGGCACGGAGATGACGAGGATGAGGAGTTCTCCGACCTGGACGTGGACATTGACGTGTCTGATGACTCTATTGACCACTGTTGA
- the cdc25b gene encoding M-phase inducer phosphatase 2, producing the protein MDSLNVLGCTSPVNTVLKSRPEGIPGLSSFTLPELSTKDMRCRDLFSPGPATVMSPVTNLALDMTNFGFGRCGHVILINGSDAYIDLGHKFLPSGLGMDPPSPMDAVEMEDTFEKAIQQSRRVVNERMPIRRNNSLPLQLQGFSPTLKGQEPDSHRYGIFGQQPSQIQMTASLTSQCDKENMPEEGFEFKKPTRPVARCRVRSSSDAFSRRPSSAPALMFSSPTPIQQLDFQDSSPMFLRRSSLNDDEDDGFLDVMDDQMENDSGMPMGMASLLTAPLVADGSGEDSPVIRCRPRSLFRSPSMPSPVSYRCSMKRPDCSGDENTPVRVKRRRSLAGIQVTPMEQNPESPRLGCSLLQRSKSFCQTDIEKLLDCQVGPNELIGDFTKPFVLPTVEGKHQDLKYITPDTMVASLSGKFNHLVEQVIVMDCRYPYEFEGGHIKGALNLHQEDQVADFLLKTPIVPSCPDKRVVIIFHCEFSSERGPRMCRFVRERDRAANEYPNLHYPELYILKGGYKDFFPHFQAQCEPQSYRPMHHEDFKEDLRRFRLKSRTWAGERSKRDMYSRLKKL; encoded by the exons ATGGATTCGCTTAATGTTTTGGGCTGCACCAGTCCTGTTAACACCGTTTTGAAAAGTAGGCCCGAGGGCATCCCTGGGCTTTCCTCGTTCACTCTGCCCGAGTTGAGCACAAAGGACATGCGCTGCAGAGACCTGTTTTCCCCTGGACCTGCCACTGTGATGTCTCCCGTCACCAATTTGGCTCTGGACATGACCAATTTTGGATTCGGAAG ATGTGGTCATGTAATTCTTATCAATGGTT CTGATGCGTATATTGATCTGGGACACAAATTTCTTCCTTCAGGCCTCGGTATGGACCCCCCCAGCCCTATGGATGCTGTTGAAATGGAGGACAC ATTTGAAAAGGCCATTCAACAGTCGCGCAGAGTTGTCAACGA GAGGATGCCAATTCGAAGAAACAACTCTTTGCCA CTCCAGCTCCAGGGTTTCAGTCCAACTCTGAAGGGACAGGAACCAGATTCCCACCGCTATGGAATATTCGGACAACAGCCCTCCCAAATCCAAATGACCGCCTCCCTCACCTCTCAATGCGACAAGGAGAACATGCCGGAG GAGGGTTTTGAGTTCAAGAAACCCACCCGGCCGGTGGCACGGTGCCGTGTGCGCTCCTCTTCCGATGCGTTCTCCCGCCGGCCCAGCTCAGCGCCGGCCCTCATG TTTTCTTCACCCACTCCCATCCAGCAGCTGGACTTTCAGGACTCCAGCCCCATGTTCCTGAGACGTTCGTCTCTTAACGACGACGAGGACGACGGCTTCCTGGACGTCATGGACGACCAGATGGAG AACGACTCGGGGATGCCGATGGGCATGGCCAGCTTGCTCACGGCCCCGCTGGTGGCCGACGGCTCAGGAGAGGACTCG CCTGTGATTCGCTGCCGGCCCCGGAGCCTGTTTCGTTCCCCCTCCATGCCCAGTCCCGTCTCGTACCGCTGCTCCATGAAGCGCCCCGACTGCTCCGGAGACGAAAACACGCCGGTCAGGGTGAAGAGACGACGCAGCCTGGCTGGCATACAGGTCACCCCCATGGAACAAAACCCTGAATCCCCGAGACTG GGCTGCTCTCTGCTCCAGAGGTCCAAGTCCTTCTGCCAGACAGACATCGAGAAGCTGCTGGATTGCCAGGTCGGTCCTAATGAGCTCATTGGAGACTTCACCAAG CCTTTTGTCCTACCCACAGTGGAAGGCAAACACCAAGACCTCAAGTACATCACCCCAGACACG ATGGTGGCGTCTCTGTCCGGCAAATTTAACCATCTCGTGGAGCAGGTCATTGTCATGGACTGCCGCTACCCCTACGAGTTTGAGGGAGGACACATAAAG GGCGCTCTGAACCTGCACCAGGAGGACCAGGTGGCGGACTTCCTCCTCAAAACGCCCATCGTCCCATCCTGCCCGGACAAACGCGTCGTCATCATCTTCCACTGCGAGTTCTCGTCGGAGCGGGGCCCTCGAATGTGCCGCTTCGTCAGGGAGCGAGACCGCGCCGCCAACGAGTATCCCAACCTCCACTACCCCGAGCTCTACATCCTCAAGGGCGGGTACAAAGACTTCTTCCCTCATTTCCAG GCCCAATGTGAACCTCAGTCCTACCGGCCCATGCACCACGAGGACTTCAAGGAGGACCTGAGGAGGTTCCGCCTCAAGAGTCGCACCTGGGCCGGGGAGCGCAGCAAGAGAGACATGTACAGCCGGCTGAAGAAGCTGTGA